A single region of the Chitinophaga niabensis genome encodes:
- a CDS encoding outer membrane beta-barrel protein, translated as MNIKPNGSIATIFGSLCLLGCMLASEVKAQQPPSNKDTETGTVKGKVLQASNKEPIPFATIALLNEDDSTVVTGAAADERGAFIIKPVVYGSYIVRIGTMGFAPYFVNVKVNAERTLWELGTILLETGTRTLKEVTIVSQKKMFTMNKDSIIFTPDENFLPGGTGMELLEYVPGITIDANNNITMEGKDKVKFYVDDKPIALTGMDYNSYLNNLPSFMIERIEVLKVPPDPVEAEQALVEGRTNIRYINIITRKIQFRGYSAAFTAGMDSRRNLNAKMRYNLNLAPFQVTYFNNGVYNSDSSYLNRSYFPKVPGGDTSFLDQKNFRTSYNFNHNLNGRYELKITEKEKLRGSVTLGWTGDGSNSSNNSTNSDYTHKPTMQKAQDNINRRNGFRGVTDWNYIKEYEQREKKLEAGFNFTKNNGSGYGNNDYFYLLTEDTSLQRNKRRNGNFSMRGNFHFRQPLSDGKYYDLSSSMEMSGGSNLNLATRKNVNDIEMLPAPRLSTDYSDFNQNYAVSASYGKRSRKLGYNFTSRLGYTGSKSEEQYAGNRFNNETYEIRSSLGINYSPWKDHMANLRFNPGIQFFNQMALLDSLRSRVPFKYTNFSPGINFQYDYKQQQLTFNFNRNMDRPSPDQLNPFVNTSDSFNIRTGNPNLRPSFTKDYRMEYTVQIKSHQIKAGLEQQDASDIISRYTKVEYINDTTIINTSTFVNLASRKDRNFYLTLNSHFFKAIQNNKGAINMNISGGIRYYNTTTDGGEEGKDAVSDKFAHVEGWTSNLTVWAAYRIRVFSISVNGRYNGPRYYAQGKQEARFNSGLRGQVNLFKRKMNVSFTVENLFGSTVKNFYELTKDYEQFSNNRKNVRYLSLNITYNIRKFTKLGNKGPKDFEKEEPL; from the coding sequence ATGAATATCAAGCCAAATGGCAGCATTGCAACCATTTTCGGAAGCCTTTGCCTGCTCGGATGTATGTTAGCTAGCGAAGTAAAAGCACAACAACCCCCTTCTAATAAGGATACCGAAACCGGTACTGTTAAAGGAAAAGTTTTGCAGGCCTCCAACAAGGAACCCATTCCATTTGCTACCATCGCCTTGCTCAATGAGGACGATTCCACCGTAGTCACCGGCGCCGCTGCCGATGAACGGGGTGCTTTTATTATAAAACCTGTAGTATATGGTAGTTATATCGTAAGGATTGGCACCATGGGCTTTGCGCCCTACTTTGTGAATGTAAAGGTGAACGCAGAACGTACACTCTGGGAACTGGGCACCATTCTCCTGGAAACCGGCACCCGCACCCTGAAAGAAGTGACCATCGTGAGCCAGAAGAAGATGTTCACCATGAACAAAGACAGTATCATTTTCACGCCGGACGAAAACTTCCTGCCCGGCGGTACTGGTATGGAACTGCTGGAATATGTACCCGGTATCACCATAGATGCTAATAATAATATCACCATGGAGGGAAAGGATAAGGTGAAGTTTTATGTGGATGATAAACCCATTGCCCTCACCGGTATGGACTACAACAGCTACCTCAACAACCTTCCCTCTTTCATGATCGAAAGGATAGAAGTGCTGAAAGTACCACCAGACCCCGTAGAAGCAGAACAGGCGTTGGTAGAAGGCCGTACCAATATCCGCTATATCAATATCATTACCCGTAAGATCCAGTTCAGGGGTTATTCCGCCGCCTTTACTGCGGGAATGGACAGCAGAAGGAACCTGAACGCCAAAATGCGCTACAATCTCAACCTCGCGCCATTCCAGGTAACATATTTTAATAACGGAGTATATAATTCAGACAGCTCTTACCTCAACCGTAGCTATTTCCCGAAAGTACCGGGAGGCGACACTTCCTTCCTGGACCAGAAAAACTTCCGTACCTCTTATAATTTCAACCATAACCTCAATGGCCGTTACGAACTGAAGATCACGGAGAAAGAAAAGCTCCGGGGCTCAGTAACCCTTGGCTGGACGGGTGATGGCAGCAACAGTTCCAATAACAGCACCAATAGTGATTATACCCATAAACCCACTATGCAGAAGGCCCAGGACAATATAAACCGCAGGAACGGGTTCCGCGGAGTAACGGACTGGAACTATATAAAAGAATATGAACAGCGGGAAAAGAAACTGGAAGCAGGTTTCAACTTCACAAAGAACAACGGCAGCGGATATGGGAATAATGATTATTTCTACCTGTTAACGGAAGACACATCCCTGCAGAGGAACAAACGGCGTAATGGCAATTTCAGCATGCGCGGCAACTTCCATTTCCGTCAGCCGCTCTCTGACGGTAAGTACTACGACCTGAGCAGCAGCATGGAAATGAGCGGAGGTAGCAACCTCAACCTCGCCACCCGCAAGAATGTAAACGATATTGAAATGTTACCTGCACCCAGGCTTTCTACAGATTATTCTGATTTCAACCAGAACTATGCTGTAAGCGCCTCCTATGGGAAACGCAGCAGGAAACTCGGCTATAACTTCACCAGCCGCTTAGGATATACTGGCTCCAAATCAGAAGAACAATATGCCGGCAACCGTTTCAACAATGAAACATATGAGATCCGTAGTTCGCTCGGTATCAATTATAGCCCCTGGAAAGATCATATGGCTAATCTCCGCTTCAATCCGGGGATCCAGTTCTTTAACCAGATGGCCCTGCTGGATTCCCTGAGAAGCCGCGTACCTTTCAAATACACGAACTTCTCCCCGGGTATCAACTTCCAGTACGATTACAAACAACAACAGCTCACATTCAATTTCAACCGGAATATGGACCGCCCCTCTCCGGACCAGTTGAATCCCTTTGTGAACACTTCCGATAGTTTCAACATCCGTACCGGGAATCCCAATCTGCGGCCTTCTTTCACAAAGGATTACCGCATGGAATATACTGTGCAGATCAAGAGCCATCAAATTAAAGCCGGCCTGGAACAACAGGATGCCAGTGACATCATTTCCCGTTATACCAAAGTGGAATACATCAATGATACCACCATCATCAACACCAGTACTTTTGTGAACCTTGCCAGCAGGAAGGACCGCAACTTCTACCTTACCCTCAACTCTCACTTCTTTAAAGCCATACAGAACAACAAAGGTGCCATCAACATGAATATCAGTGGAGGTATCCGTTATTATAATACCACAACGGATGGCGGAGAGGAAGGAAAAGATGCCGTAAGTGATAAATTTGCCCATGTGGAAGGATGGACTTCCAACTTAACCGTCTGGGCAGCCTACCGCATCCGCGTATTCTCGATCTCCGTGAATGGAAGGTATAATGGCCCCCGTTATTATGCTCAGGGTAAACAGGAAGCACGTTTCAATAGTGGTCTACGCGGACAGGTGAACTTATTCAAACGTAAAATGAATGTATCCTTCACTGTAGAAAATCTCTTCGGGTCTACCGTTAAGAACTTCTACGAGTTAACGAAAGACTATGAGCAGTTCTCCAATAACCGGAAGAATGTACGCTACCTCAGCCTGAACATCACTTATAACATCCGCAAATTCACTAAGCTGGGCAACAAGGGCCCGAAAGATTTTGAAAAGGAAGAACCGCTGTAA
- a CDS encoding sensor histidine kinase, whose amino-acid sequence MNLLYRYKVHHILFWIAYAFFWITFSMKMNHMPLGNAILSISFWIMGQGACVYLGMYWIVPRYFHPRNYWKFALAIMLDILVCTSFIAGIHFTIFTRIPHSFFSYVLMANTYAAFGAIAVKIIKDKVVADRRNNQAEKHQMQHELRFLRAQMNPHFLFNAINSIYVLIRKDPETAAQTLAKFSDMMRYQLYECNTEVIPIEKEIAYLNDYIALEKLRKGNAVQINYEVKESVKDFSIAPLLLIAFVENAFKYLSTGPENYIHILLEQQNNTFAFRIENSKDEMPAQQEAGGIGQINVKRRLELLYPHQHKLKIYDSPKKYIVLLSIQLA is encoded by the coding sequence ATGAACCTCTTATACAGATATAAAGTCCATCACATCCTTTTCTGGATCGCCTATGCCTTTTTCTGGATCACGTTTTCCATGAAAATGAATCATATGCCGCTGGGCAATGCCATCCTGTCGATCTCGTTCTGGATAATGGGGCAGGGTGCTTGTGTGTACTTAGGTATGTATTGGATAGTTCCCCGTTATTTTCATCCACGGAACTACTGGAAGTTTGCTTTAGCCATCATGTTGGATATACTGGTTTGTACATCATTCATTGCGGGTATCCATTTCACTATTTTTACCCGCATACCCCATTCATTTTTCTCTTATGTGCTGATGGCAAATACCTATGCAGCTTTTGGAGCGATCGCCGTTAAGATCATTAAAGACAAAGTGGTAGCAGACAGGCGGAACAACCAGGCAGAGAAACACCAGATGCAGCATGAGCTAAGGTTCCTGCGTGCCCAGATGAACCCTCACTTTCTGTTCAATGCCATCAACAGTATTTATGTACTGATCCGCAAAGACCCTGAAACAGCTGCGCAAACACTCGCTAAGTTTTCAGACATGATGCGTTACCAGTTATATGAATGTAATACGGAGGTAATTCCCATTGAGAAAGAGATCGCTTACCTCAATGATTATATCGCACTGGAGAAATTACGCAAGGGCAATGCCGTGCAGATCAATTATGAAGTAAAGGAAAGCGTAAAGGATTTCTCTATTGCGCCACTATTACTCATTGCCTTTGTGGAGAATGCCTTCAAATACCTGTCCACCGGGCCGGAGAATTACATCCATATTCTGCTGGAACAGCAAAACAATACCTTTGCATTCCGGATTGAAAACAGCAAAGATGAAATGCCTGCTCAACAGGAGGCCGGAGGGATCGGGCAGATCAATGTAAAAAGAAGACTGGAACTCCTTTATCCGCACCAGCATAAGTTAAAGATCTACGACAGCCCGAAAAAATACATAGTTTTACTCAGTATACAACTTGCATGA
- a CDS encoding LytR/AlgR family response regulator transcription factor, translating into MNIRCIIVDDEPLAREGMELLVKDISFLQLVAQCSNAMEANEVLVAEKIDLMFLDIQMPRIRGIDFLKSLTVKPLVIITTAYPNYALEGFELNVLDYLVKPITPERFLQSVNRARALFTDTPAPADHLFIKTGHGFEKIAYAEILFIEGAQNYITIHTAKGKYMTLATIKSAENQLPPGKFLRVHKSYIVAADKIQAFSGNEITSGTHKIPVSKNHRDELMKLIDQRLIRK; encoded by the coding sequence ATGAACATCCGTTGCATCATAGTAGACGATGAACCATTAGCCCGCGAGGGTATGGAGCTGCTGGTAAAAGATATCAGCTTTCTTCAGCTGGTGGCACAATGCAGTAATGCCATGGAAGCTAATGAAGTGCTGGTGGCAGAGAAGATTGACCTGATGTTCCTGGACATCCAGATGCCCCGGATCAGGGGGATTGATTTTCTTAAAAGTCTTACCGTAAAGCCACTGGTGATCATCACCACGGCATATCCCAATTATGCCCTGGAAGGTTTTGAGCTGAATGTGCTGGATTACCTCGTTAAGCCCATTACGCCGGAACGCTTCCTGCAATCTGTGAACCGTGCCAGGGCATTATTTACGGATACCCCGGCTCCCGCAGATCACCTTTTTATTAAAACAGGGCATGGCTTTGAAAAGATCGCTTATGCGGAAATACTTTTTATAGAAGGCGCACAGAATTATATCACCATCCATACGGCAAAGGGGAAATATATGACCCTGGCCACTATCAAATCTGCGGAAAACCAACTGCCCCCGGGAAAATTCCTCCGGGTACATAAATCCTATATTGTGGCGGCAGATAAGATCCAGGCCTTCTCCGGCAACGAGATCACCTCCGGTACGCATAAGATCCCCGTCAGTAAAAATCACCGCGATGAACTGATGAAGCTCATCGATCAACGGCTGATCAGGAAATGA
- a CDS encoding transglutaminase domain-containing protein, giving the protein MPIDQSKYTTFQHFLLNLLSLLTLLPLAPYINRFMPVVQLGQWHIDLFLSILIAFLFTRILLWIFRPLIIPAFVLVAGVMVFNSLTGRYSFTNVLNDYQGMVQGNWGTRDNKQLDILSFYPRKVETYVDKTVRGIREKINYQDSTVRNFSVEYSVANFDEYWPKYGKIVRYLSLWSHIRKNFKYVNDSQRDEYFATPMETIRNGLGGDCDDHSILVASCLQSIGARTRIVLIRGHAYPELYCGNAEDFEVLKQAIVLLFNNPPVKELYYHEMKGEYWINLDYSAMHPGGRYLNDKVYALIEL; this is encoded by the coding sequence ATGCCCATTGACCAGAGCAAATACACAACTTTCCAGCATTTCCTGCTGAACCTGCTGAGCCTATTGACATTACTGCCACTGGCCCCATATATTAACCGGTTCATGCCGGTAGTTCAGCTCGGGCAATGGCATATAGACCTGTTCCTTTCCATCCTCATTGCTTTTTTATTCACCCGCATCCTCTTATGGATCTTCAGGCCCCTGATCATTCCCGCTTTCGTACTGGTGGCAGGGGTAATGGTATTCAATTCCCTCACCGGCCGCTATTCGTTCACCAATGTACTGAACGACTACCAGGGTATGGTACAGGGCAACTGGGGTACCCGGGATAACAAGCAACTGGACATCCTGAGCTTCTATCCCCGTAAAGTGGAAACCTACGTGGATAAGACCGTAAGGGGCATCCGGGAAAAGATCAATTACCAGGACTCCACCGTCCGCAATTTTTCCGTTGAATATTCTGTCGCTAACTTCGATGAATACTGGCCAAAGTATGGGAAGATCGTCCGGTACCTTTCCCTCTGGTCTCATATTAGAAAGAATTTTAAATATGTGAACGACAGCCAGCGGGATGAATACTTTGCCACCCCCATGGAAACCATCAGGAATGGACTGGGCGGTGATTGTGATGATCACTCCATCCTGGTAGCTTCCTGCTTGCAGTCCATCGGAGCCAGAACAAGGATCGTGCTGATCAGGGGGCATGCCTATCCGGAACTGTATTGTGGCAATGCAGAGGATTTTGAGGTATTAAAGCAGGCAATTGTGCTTTTATTCAACAATCCCCCTGTAAAAGAGTTATATTATCATGAGATGAAGGGAGAATACTGGATCAACCTGGATTATTCAGCGATGCATCCCGGCGGGCGTTACCTGAATGATAAGGTTTATGCCCTGATCGAATTATAA
- a CDS encoding Dps family protein, which produces MKVNIGVPEKHLQEVADKLQVLLADEHILYTKTRNYHWNVVGDNFSEMHLFFEKQYGDLAEIIDEVAERIRMIGHYSTGRLVDFLKLTNLLEPEYTSKQSEQIKNLLDDHETIIRSLRELITEFSDKQKDLGSSDFVTGLLRQHEKMAWMLRSYLAK; this is translated from the coding sequence ATGAAAGTAAACATTGGCGTACCCGAGAAACATTTACAGGAAGTAGCAGACAAATTGCAGGTATTGTTAGCGGATGAACACATCCTCTATACCAAAACCCGCAACTACCACTGGAATGTAGTAGGGGACAATTTTTCTGAGATGCATCTTTTCTTTGAAAAACAGTATGGCGATCTGGCAGAGATCATTGACGAAGTAGCAGAAAGGATCCGTATGATCGGACATTACAGCACAGGCAGACTGGTAGATTTCCTGAAACTCACTAACCTGCTGGAACCTGAGTATACCAGCAAACAATCTGAGCAGATCAAGAACCTGCTGGATGATCATGAAACCATCATCCGTAGCCTCCGGGAACTGATCACTGAATTCAGCGACAAGCAAAAAGACCTTGGCTCCAGCGATTTCGTTACAGGGCTCCTCCGCCAGCATGAAAAAATGGCCTGGATGCTCCGCTCCTACCTGGCAAAATAA
- a CDS encoding DUF58 domain-containing protein, with amino-acid sequence METPVRFYYSLFFHTRLYLSLGAVVVLFVVSFFAPAVYPFAIIALLALAALVLLDFVLLYAAGRALQADRKMAERFSNGDPNEVSIIIRNNYNFPVRMEILDELPFQFQERDFVRYGFLRSKEEQAFNYQLRPVERGEYQFGATHVFVKTPFSLLRRRFTFNHPQNVKVYPSYLQLRNYELFSFKHKLNEIGVHRKRAIGHSIEFDHIKEYTMGDDVRTLNWKATARRGNLMVNNFTEERSQQVYCVIDKGRNMKMPFNGLSLLDYAINSTLVFSNVALHKGDKAGLITFTGFQTEVLAAGNKKVQLNKILDQLYAQTTQWTESDYERLGVNLRASLSQRSLLILFTNFESASALQRQLPYLRQLAKYHLLLVVFFENTEIKKLNEQKATAVEDIYIQVIAQKFAHEKKQIVRELAQYGIMSLLTTPEHLTVDVVNKYLELKSRMLA; translated from the coding sequence TTTTTTGCGCCGGCTGTTTATCCCTTTGCGATCATTGCCTTGCTGGCATTGGCTGCATTGGTGCTGCTGGATTTTGTATTGCTCTATGCCGCGGGGCGCGCATTACAGGCAGACCGTAAAATGGCGGAACGTTTCAGTAACGGGGACCCCAATGAAGTAAGCATCATTATCCGCAATAACTATAATTTCCCGGTACGGATGGAAATACTGGATGAATTACCTTTCCAGTTCCAGGAACGTGATTTTGTACGATATGGTTTTCTGAGGAGTAAAGAGGAACAGGCGTTTAACTATCAATTACGTCCGGTGGAAAGAGGGGAATACCAGTTCGGGGCTACGCATGTTTTTGTGAAAACGCCATTCAGCCTGCTCAGGAGGCGTTTTACTTTTAACCATCCGCAAAATGTGAAGGTATATCCTTCTTATTTGCAATTGCGTAATTATGAATTATTCTCTTTCAAACATAAGCTCAACGAAATAGGTGTACACCGCAAACGAGCGATCGGGCATAGCATAGAGTTTGATCATATTAAGGAATACACGATGGGGGATGATGTGCGTACCTTAAACTGGAAAGCCACAGCCCGCCGCGGGAACCTGATGGTGAATAATTTCACGGAAGAAAGATCGCAGCAGGTGTATTGTGTGATCGACAAAGGGCGGAATATGAAAATGCCCTTTAACGGATTGAGCCTGTTGGATTATGCTATCAATTCCACGCTGGTGTTCAGCAATGTGGCATTGCATAAGGGAGATAAGGCCGGGCTGATCACTTTTACAGGGTTTCAAACGGAGGTCCTGGCAGCAGGAAATAAGAAAGTTCAGCTTAACAAGATACTGGATCAGTTATATGCGCAGACCACACAGTGGACGGAAAGTGATTATGAGAGACTGGGCGTTAATTTGCGGGCTTCTCTTTCGCAACGTTCCTTATTGATCCTCTTCACCAATTTTGAATCTGCTTCTGCCCTGCAACGCCAGTTACCTTACTTACGCCAGCTGGCTAAATATCATTTGCTGCTGGTGGTGTTCTTTGAGAACACAGAGATCAAAAAGCTCAATGAGCAAAAGGCAACTGCCGTAGAGGATATTTACATCCAGGTGATCGCCCAGAAGTTTGCACATGAGAAAAAACAGATCGTAAGAGAGCTGGCGCAATATGGTATTATGTCCTTACTCACTACACCCGAGCACCTAACGGTGGATGTGGTGAATAAGTACCTTGAGCTAAAATCCCGCATGCTTGCTTAG
- a CDS encoding OmpA family protein, whose translation MNICTEFNAPCSPSAWESVAPESMRLDYMYNPVPVAGNNFIRLVYAAPNRKRNYAQTQLLCPLEKGRKYRITLVAGKDEEGIPELDFHFDTAYIFREFANPLTELQAHLKMEAGDVIRSVKGRINFYTFQREFTAAESYGYVLIGNFQEGPFSSERIYNYVDSISIAPVGEQGLLCENAVKIKERLYEQHRRHLIPAVFYRRLQESLQRPVLPVKCITILVKDEKIFTARGRALEPEAAARLDSVLRLYDPGVGMKVTITGHSAKAGSYNFNKVMSLETARKIADILVYRSGFNYDDIAIDGKGNTMPRFDASTEEGREGNTYVTLECCIPQLAPEPEIAQAVPPKPDTLVIPDVLFRFNSSELNAKLYSSLDSLIQKIPREEVIQLQLLGHTDNVGADEYNLDLSRRRAMSVAEYLRKKGLEQVIRHVAGMGEASPVTGNDTPEGRRKNRRVEIIIYKGAD comes from the coding sequence GTGAATATTTGCACAGAGTTTAATGCACCCTGTTCGCCATCGGCCTGGGAAAGCGTAGCGCCGGAAAGCATGCGGCTGGATTATATGTACAATCCCGTTCCGGTAGCGGGGAATAATTTTATCAGGCTGGTATATGCTGCTCCGAACAGGAAACGCAATTATGCACAAACGCAATTGCTCTGCCCTTTGGAGAAAGGCCGCAAATACCGGATCACACTGGTGGCTGGAAAAGACGAGGAAGGCATTCCTGAACTGGACTTTCATTTTGATACTGCTTACATTTTCCGGGAGTTTGCCAATCCTTTGACGGAGTTGCAGGCTCATCTGAAAATGGAGGCCGGGGATGTGATCAGATCAGTAAAGGGCAGGATCAATTTTTATACTTTCCAGCGTGAGTTCACGGCAGCAGAAAGTTATGGTTATGTACTGATCGGCAACTTCCAGGAAGGACCATTCAGTTCAGAGAGGATTTATAATTATGTAGACAGTATCAGCATTGCACCTGTAGGAGAGCAGGGGCTACTTTGTGAAAATGCCGTAAAGATAAAGGAGCGTTTATATGAGCAGCACCGCCGCCATTTGATCCCTGCTGTTTTTTACCGGCGCTTGCAGGAAAGCCTGCAAAGGCCTGTGCTACCGGTAAAATGTATCACCATCCTTGTGAAAGACGAAAAGATCTTTACCGCCAGGGGAAGGGCATTAGAGCCGGAAGCCGCTGCCAGGTTGGATTCTGTGCTTCGGTTGTATGATCCCGGAGTGGGTATGAAAGTAACTATCACAGGGCATTCTGCTAAAGCAGGATCGTACAATTTCAATAAAGTAATGTCCCTGGAAACTGCAAGGAAAATAGCAGATATACTGGTGTACAGGAGCGGGTTTAATTATGATGATATCGCCATTGACGGGAAAGGCAATACCATGCCACGTTTCGATGCTTCCACAGAAGAAGGGCGGGAAGGAAATACATATGTAACACTGGAATGTTGTATTCCTCAGCTGGCGCCTGAGCCGGAGATAGCGCAAGCAGTGCCTCCTAAACCAGATACGCTGGTGATCCCGGATGTATTGTTCCGGTTCAATAGCAGTGAATTGAATGCAAAATTATATAGTTCGCTGGACAGCCTTATTCAGAAGATCCCAAGGGAAGAAGTGATACAGCTGCAACTGCTGGGGCATACAGATAATGTGGGGGCGGATGAATATAACCTGGACCTTTCCCGCAGGCGGGCTATGTCTGTAGCAGAATACCTGCGGAAAAAGGGATTGGAACAGGTCATAAGGCATGTGGCTGGTATGGGAGAAGCCTCACCTGTTACAGGAAATGATACACCTGAAGGCCGGAGGAAGAACCGGCGGGTGGAGATCATTATTTATAAAGGGGCGGATTAG